A window of Chlorobium phaeobacteroides DSM 266 genomic DNA:
CCCGATCGACCACTACCTGGGCGTAAAGAATAGCGGTATCGATCTCCGCATCGCCTTCATCCAGAGCGACACCGGCAATCATTGGACTGAATGGAGGACGATAGAGCGCTCTTTCAAGAGGCAGCTCGATGACCGCGGCAAAACCGTCAAGAGGCATGAAGCCGCCTGAAGGAGAATCTTCGCGCAACTCAAGGGCATGGGTTTCGATCTCGTGCAGTATATCCATAATACGCCGATTCTCAAGCCACGCCTTGTCATCCAGAAACCTGCGCAACTGCTCGGAAAGTCGGGCTACCGTGCGCTGGGTATGCTCTCCGGCCTCCAGCCAGTCGTAGTGAACGCGTCGCAAACGGCTGTCGGGGCTCATGTCGATAATCGGGGGCAAGCCGAGCACCTCTTCGAGAAGCAAGGTCAACTCCTCCTGACGGGACTGGGACATGAGAAAATCCCAGAATGCCCGAAAACTTTTTCCCTGATCCGAATCGGCGATAGCATCACGTTCGCCCATGATCTCTTCAAGAAGCGCCCCCTTCGAACCTTCCCATAAAGCAATACGCTCGCGCACCCGGCGATCGAGAGTTCGAAAATTATGCTCCACCTCCCGAAAATCGGTCAACAGTTCACGGGCCAGTTGCAGAAACTGCTGAAAGCGATCCTTGAGACCGGTGTCATCGAGCAGCGATATCTCCCCGGCACGGATGCGCTCAATTTCAGCGTCAATATCGTCACGCCGCTTTTGCAGCTCAGCAATCCGCACTTCAGGATCAGCCTGGCTTCCCGTGCTCATCTGACGCAAGAGTTCAAACAGGGTAAGCAGTCGCGACTCCGTGCCGACAAAAGCACGTTCAGTCAACCCCTCCAGCCAGGCCAGCGCCTTTTCGGTTGACGCCGTCAGGTCAAAATGAGGCTCATCCGTTCCTTCCGGGTAGAATTTGCGCAACCACCCTTTCTCGTTATCGGCCCAATCGTTCAGATAGTTTTGTGCCGTACCGGGAAAGAGATCTGCCCCCTGCTGCTGGCGCAAGGCAAACAACTCATCCTCAAGCGCCTCAACCAGATCGGCCTGCGAGAGAATCCGCACATTGGGCACGATAAAAACACGATGCAGAAACCCGGCCACCAGCGGTGCATGCTGGGCGCACAACAGCCTCCATGAAGGATGGTTCTGACGCAGCAGGTTCAGGGTGGTATAGTCGAGAGCCAAAAGAGCGCTATTGATTCTGGTGAAAAAATGCCGCCGGATACGAACCGGATTTCGGGGGGAAGTTAAAGATATTTCTGCGGTTTTCTGTGGATTGATTTTACAGCAAATAAATTCCAACAACAACACATTGATATCATATGCAGCCATCCGTTTTTATTAACCCCGTCCACATATCGTCGGGTGGTCATGGTATTAAACCGATGTACCACATCCCCCAACGACAACGATCCCGCAGGGGCAACCCCCTGTTGTCGCCCGTCACATTGGCAAAACAACGATTGCATGCAGATGATTGGGCATGATAACGAACGCATCGGTTTCAACACGAGTGAAATATCGAGGAATTTCATTCCATAAGGACTGAACCATTTTTCCTGCACCATGCAGATACACATGGCAAGAAATATACCCCTGACCGAGCATAATCGTAACCCCTCAGGCGAATAGAATGACCCGGTTTCTTTGTTGTGAAGCAACTGTGCGGCATTGCGCAACACATGCTCAGCCATGTGTTGCGCGCTCTACCAGCCTCGCACTCCGGTTTCACACGAGATGTCACAGAATACTGCGCTATATGTTCAAAGAATATTTACCTCTATTTCGTCAAATGATCAATCACGCTTTTACCAACTTGCAACGCCACTTGATCCCAGGCATTTTCCACCCGGCTACCATAGGAATATGTAGAAGCTTTCGACTCCTCATCCTGAGAGACAAATTCCTCTTCCCATGTTTTTCCATTAAATTCAAACTTTGCTTTCAGATGGCATTTGCCTGAACTCAGACGAGCAGAGGAAAATCCATAGCTGAATGTGCTTTTTGCCTCAATTACAGTAATCGTAAGAACCTTCGATGAATTTGGATCGATACCAAAGGTTTTATCAAGCACATACTTGATTCTTGATGACAATGCAATGCCTGTGGGAACATGAGTCCGTGATAGAGCACCAACATAACCTGAAGCACCTTGCACATCAACTCTTGATGGGAAATCAGAGGGTATCCATTTCAAAGAAACAGGCCCAATCGTACTGGTTTTACTTGATTTCAGTCCAACAGCCATTTCTTCATATTGATAGGACA
This region includes:
- a CDS encoding DUF3375 domain-containing protein; protein product: MALDYTTLNLLRQNHPSWRLLCAQHAPLVAGFLHRVFIVPNVRILSQADLVEALEDELFALRQQQGADLFPGTAQNYLNDWADNEKGWLRKFYPEGTDEPHFDLTASTEKALAWLEGLTERAFVGTESRLLTLFELLRQMSTGSQADPEVRIAELQKRRDDIDAEIERIRAGEISLLDDTGLKDRFQQFLQLARELLTDFREVEHNFRTLDRRVRERIALWEGSKGALLEEIMGERDAIADSDQGKSFRAFWDFLMSQSRQEELTLLLEEVLGLPPIIDMSPDSRLRRVHYDWLEAGEHTQRTVARLSEQLRRFLDDKAWLENRRIMDILHEIETHALELREDSPSGGFMPLDGFAAVIELPLERALYRPPFSPMIAGVALDEGDAEIDTAILYAQVVVDRVELLRNIRMELQVRNQVSIGEVVALHPLRNGLAELVAYLQLAGEWPRMTVDEGVEEKVRWQSATGMTRQAILPRIILLRNQ